AAACACCAGTCAATTTATGAGGTAATAAATGTTTAGAAACCCCATAAAAATAATGTAAAGCTGCCTGTGCTGCCCAACAGATAAAAAAGCTACTAAAAACATGTGTCTTTGACCATTCTAATAAAGCTGTTAATTCATCCCAATAATCAACTTCTTCAAAAGGAAGTTTTTCTACTGGAGCACCAGTTATAATCAATCCATCATAACGATTTTCTTTGATTTCATCAAATGTCTTATAAAATGCTAACAAATGTTCTTTAGACACATTTTTAGAATCATGACTAGCCATATGAATCCAATCAACTTCAATCTGTAGTGGAGAATTGGACAACAATCTTAATAATTGTGTTTCAGTCACAATTTTTGTTGGCATAATATTTAATATTAATAATTTTAATGGTCTAATCTTTTGGGTCGTTGCTCGTGTTTCATTCATAATGAAGATATTTTCATCTTTTAATATTTTAGATGCTGGTAAATTATCTGGTATTTTAATTGGCATCATAACACCTCATTTCATTGTTATATATTTTAACATAGATTATCATAGACTTGAACATTTATTTCATATAAAATAAAGAAAAAGAGGAGGCTTTAAGTTATGAAAGAAGAATTACTTTTACAATATATGGATCAATGTTTAAATGTCTATAGTCAAGACGATTTACAGAACTGTTCTTATGATTATATTGTTGTTTTTAAAGATTTAGAAAAAAGTTATGTTAAAAACAATATACTTTTTACTTTTTATCAGGATATATTTGATAAACATTATTTAAAATATCCAATTCCTGCAATTCGTAAACCTAAAAAATTACTTACATTTCATGATGGTATTGAAATATTAAAAAACATAAATTATGGAGCACTTGTAATTAATAGTCAAATTCCTTATTGTGTTCATCTTAATCATTTTGTAGTTGATAACCATCTCTATTTTCATTGTAGTCGTCAAGGATACAAATTAAATGGTTTAAATCAACTCGCTAGTTATACAGTTGTAAAAGATTTAGGTATTAACAAAGAAGCATTTACAAATAATCATGAAAGTGTCTGTATCTATGGAATATTAAAAGAAGTTAAAGAACATAAAAAAGCATTATTAGATGCTTTTTTAAAGAGATATACACCTGGTTTAACAAAAGATTTAAATGATAATGTTGTTAATAATACTATGATTTTAGAGTTATCTATTATTCATATGAGTGTCAAAAGACATTATCATTAAAACGAAATTAATTCATTAAAAACTTGAATAATAAAAGCATCACTCATTCCTGCCAAATAATCTAAAATACTTTTTTCTAACGCTTGAGAATCATGAATAAAGTCATAAACAACTTTATTTGTGTATTCTTTTTTTCTTGCATTATTTTCAAATAATGCATATTTTTCTAACCATGTTATATAATGATTAATTAACTTTGGATATTGTGATTGATCTTTTTGTAAAGCCAAAAGCATATTTGATTCTTTTCCATAATCATAGAGAAAATCAAAGAGTGAATGAAGTATTAATGAAACATATTTGTCATGAATTTGCACTCTTTTAATCAAATATATATTTTGATAATTAAATTTCATTATAACTTTCATTTTTTCAAATGCTTCATCTGATAAACCTATCCCCTTTTCAACACAAGAATTATCAATAACATCATGTATAAAATAATTCACAATAGTACCATTATTAATCGCATGAAATTGATATTCTCCTAGTTTATTAAGGTGTTCTTTCAGTTCATCTACTTTTTCCTGTTGCAAAACATTTAAACGCAATGCATCTTCAATATCTCTAGCAAGATATGCTATTTTATCAGCCATTTTCACTACACATGCCTCATATGTCCATGGATTATATTCACCAGCATAATGATAATCATGAAGATCAATGACTTTATTTCTTTTTTGGATATATTTTTGATTCATTTCACCACAGTGAGAAATTATTCCATCACGAACAGCATATGTTAAATTTAAATTATGTTGATAATGATTATTATCTTCCAACAATTCAATATCGTCTACAAAATGCAAACTGTTCTTTTCATGCCAAAATTTTTCTAAACCATGTTCTTTAGCAATTGCTGTTAAAATTGTTTCTCCACCATGTCCAAAAGGTGCATGTCCTAAATCATGCCCAACTGCAATTGCTTTTGTTAATTCAGTATTTAAACCTAATTCATAAGCAATTGTATGCGCAACTGATTCTACCAAATTAACATGTTCACTTCTTGTACAAACATGATCATCTTCAACAGCAAAAAAAACTTGTGTCTTATGTTTTAAACGACGATATGCCTGTGAAAAAATAATTCTTGTATAATCACGTCCAAATTCACTTCTCAAATCATGACGTCTTTGATATAAATTTTCTTCTCTTAAAATTGCTACTGCATATTGAGGATGATTCTCATTCATAGCAAAATCTTTAAATTTTTGATTTTTCATTTTATTCACCCCTTAACTGTATGGTATACTAAAAAAGAGGTGAAAGCAATGAATAAACTATTATTTTGTGACCAACTCTATGCTTTGATTAAAGATGAACCAAATCAAATAGCTAATTTATCAAATATTTCAGCTTTTTTAAATCAAAGTTTTGACAACATAAATTGGGTTGGGTTTTATTTAATGGAAGGTAAAGAACTTGTACTTGGCCCATTTCAAGGTAAGGTAGCCTGTGTAAGAATACCATTGGGACGAGGTGTATGTGGTACTGCAGCATATCGTAAAGAAGTTATACGTGTTGCTGATGTTCATCAATTTTGTGGGCATATTGCCTGTGACAGTGAAAGTCGCAGTGAAATTGTTTTACCTTTAATCGTTAATAATGAAGTTATTGGTGTGTTAGATATTGACTCTCCTTCTTACAATCGTTTTTCAGGTAAAGATGAAAAAATATTGAGAGAAGCAGTCAAAATCATTGAAGAATGTGTATTTCAAAGAACCGATGAATAAAAAAAAGCGTACAAACAGTACGCATTTTTTATGTTTATTTTGTAGCAGCTTCAACTAAAGCAACAACTTCTTCCATTGTTCCACAGTTAATAGCTTTATTAGCTAATTCAGCCATTTCAGCTTGAGAAAGACTTCTAATGAACTTTCTTTGAGCTAAAATTGATGTAGCAGACATTGAGAACTCATCAAGTCCTAATCCTAATAATAATGGAGCAGCTAATGGTTCACCAGC
Above is a genomic segment from Candidatus Stoquefichus sp. SB1 containing:
- the metA gene encoding homoserine O-acetyltransferase MetA; protein product: MPIKIPDNLPASKILKDENIFIMNETRATTQKIRPLKLLILNIMPTKIVTETQLLRLLSNSPLQIEVDWIHMASHDSKNVSKEHLLAFYKTFDEIKENRYDGLIITGAPVEKLPFEEVDYWDELTALLEWSKTHVFSSFFICWAAQAALHYFYGVSKHLLPHKLTGVYLHHTNVNKMQRKILRGFDYQFYAPHSRYTTVSKEDIEKIDDLDILAESEEAGVYIVASKDGSRFFITGHPEYDPDTLDKEYKRDLANPDIQSEMPKNYYLNDDIDQEIQVKWRSHAYLIFANWLNYYVYQETPYDLEELKER
- a CDS encoding pyridoxamine 5'-phosphate oxidase family protein, which codes for MKEELLLQYMDQCLNVYSQDDLQNCSYDYIVVFKDLEKSYVKNNILFTFYQDIFDKHYLKYPIPAIRKPKKLLTFHDGIEILKNINYGALVINSQIPYCVHLNHFVVDNHLYFHCSRQGYKLNGLNQLASYTVVKDLGINKEAFTNNHESVCIYGILKEVKEHKKALLDAFLKRYTPGLTKDLNDNVVNNTMILELSIIHMSVKRHYH
- a CDS encoding deoxyguanosinetriphosphate triphosphohydrolase family protein; protein product: MKNQKFKDFAMNENHPQYAVAILREENLYQRRHDLRSEFGRDYTRIIFSQAYRRLKHKTQVFFAVEDDHVCTRSEHVNLVESVAHTIAYELGLNTELTKAIAVGHDLGHAPFGHGGETILTAIAKEHGLEKFWHEKNSLHFVDDIELLEDNNHYQHNLNLTYAVRDGIISHCGEMNQKYIQKRNKVIDLHDYHYAGEYNPWTYEACVVKMADKIAYLARDIEDALRLNVLQQEKVDELKEHLNKLGEYQFHAINNGTIVNYFIHDVIDNSCVEKGIGLSDEAFEKMKVIMKFNYQNIYLIKRVQIHDKYVSLILHSLFDFLYDYGKESNMLLALQKDQSQYPKLINHYITWLEKYALFENNARKKEYTNKVVYDFIHDSQALEKSILDYLAGMSDAFIIQVFNELISF
- a CDS encoding GAF domain-containing protein yields the protein MNKLLFCDQLYALIKDEPNQIANLSNISAFLNQSFDNINWVGFYLMEGKELVLGPFQGKVACVRIPLGRGVCGTAAYRKEVIRVADVHQFCGHIACDSESRSEIVLPLIVNNEVIGVLDIDSPSYNRFSGKDEKILREAVKIIEECVFQRTDE